In one Carassius carassius chromosome 12, fCarCar2.1, whole genome shotgun sequence genomic region, the following are encoded:
- the LOC132154354 gene encoding uncharacterized protein LOC132154354, with translation MMTREGGKKADGGQEVNMENTSIEETVAESQYCTDLDPVSRHRYKELINRYVGRDPYLMKMSEFSVELKDLPTVEAVDITNYLVLQTSYYTRQQMKAYKSLEAYNFFVNGWVHKLGVKRLHDDHRLVFARVNHSQRSSETPLKTWIIAKEAGEVIAAHCNCMAGLSESCSHVGAVLFSIEVGVKMRDSASCTTEQCKWLMPSHVKKIPAAPVALIDFSSAKAKKIKLDRSIDGRTTDNKVGKSLPCPRVKRGSETYARFFETLSKNCPRSAALMAREPYHKEFIPKSCMLPKTVLEYRTPETLQLPPKELGELCQDFQLEELTLSHVQAVERATRR, from the exons ATGATGACGCGCGAGGGAGGGAAGAAGGCAGATGGAGGGCAGGAAGTAAACATGGAGAATACGTCTATAGAGGAAACCGTTGCAGAAAGTCAGTATTGTACGGATTTAGATCCAGTTTCAAGACATAGATACAAGGAGTTAATTAACAGATATGTTGGACGTGACCCGTACCTCATGAAGATGAGTGAGTTTTCAGTAGAACTGAAAGATTTACCGACAGTTGAGGCTGTTGACATCACCAACTATCTGGTCCTTCAGACATCGTACTACACCAGACAGCAAATGAAGGCCTATAAAAGTCTGGAGGCATACAACTTTTTTGTCAACGGATGGGTCCACAAACTCGGTGTCAAACGGCTCCACGATGATCATCGTTTGGTCTTCGCCAGA GTAAACCACTCTCAGAGGTCAAGCGAAACACCTCTGAAGACCTGGATTATTGCAAAGGAGGCTGGAGAAGTCATTGCAGCTCATTGCAATTGCATGGCAGG ACTATCAGAATCGTGTTCTCATGTAGGGGCAGTTCTTTTTTCCATTGAAGTTGGGGTAAAGATGCGAGATTCAGCTTCCTGCACAACAGAGCAGTGCAAGTGGCTGATGCCATCACATGTAAAAAAG ATTCCTGCTGCTCCAGTAGCTCTGATTGACTTCTCCtcagcaaaagcaaaaaaaataaagcttgaCCGTTCCATTGATGGCAGGACAACTGACAACAAGGTTGGGAAATCACTTCCATGCCCAAGAGTGAAGAGAGGGTCAGAAACATATGCTAGGTTTTTTGAGACATTAAGCAAAAACTGTCCAAGGAGTGCAGCACTGATGGCTAGGGAGCCTTACCACAAAGAATTCATTCCCAAATCTTGCATGCTTCCTAAAACTGTTCTTGAATACAGAACACCAGAGACTCTGCAGCTACCCCCCAAAGAGCTTGGAGAGCTATGCCAGGATTTCCAGCTAGAAGAGCTCACCCTGTCTCATGTTCAGGCTGTAGAGAGGGCAACTCGAA GGTGA